The DNA segment ATAATTGTCGAGAGATACACCAATCCCGCAGGTTTACCAACCAGTCACGGTAAACCTTTGTCCAGCGTTGGGGAACAAACTCTGGGCTATTTTTTTCGTCGAGAAATGCTAACGATTTATCTGCTAGGGGGCGAATTTTTACGAACCATTGAGTAGATAATAGAGGTTCAACAGGAACCTTACCGCGATCGCTATAGGGTACGGTATGCTTATAATCTTCTATCTTCACCAAAAAACCATCTGTTTCTAGGCGAGATACTACGTTCTTCCTTGCCACAAAGCGGTCTTGTCCCGCAAACTCCCCACCATTGGCGTTGAGTGTACCATCTTTATTCAAGATGTTAATAAACGGCAGATTGTGACGCTTACCCATTTCAAAATCGTTGAGGTCATGGGCGGGAGTCACTTTTACGCAACCTGTACCGAAAGCAGGGTCAACTAACTCATCACTAATAATGGGAATTTCCTGTTGTGTAATTGGCAGTGTGAGGGTTTTCCCAATCAGATGTTTATATCTGTCATCATTGGGATTAACTGCAACAGCCGTATCACCAAGCATGGTTTCCGGTCGAGTCGTTGCTACTTCCACATAACCAGAACCATCGGTCAGAGGATACCGGAAATGCCAAAGATTCCCCTCAACCTCTTTTGATTCCACCTCTACATCAGACACAGCTGACTGAGTAGCTGGACACCAATTCACCAAATATTCACCACGATAAATCAAACCTTCATCGTAGAGACTGACAAAAGCTTCTGCTACAGCCTTAGATAAGCCCTCATCTAAAGTAAACCTCTCCCGCGACCAATCTACCGAAACACCCAAACGTCGCAGCTGATTAACAATGGTTCCCCCTGATTCCGCCTTCCACTGCCAAGAACGTTCTAAAAATTTCTCACGTCCCAACTCTTGGCGAGTTTTGCCCTCAGCTTTGAGTTGTTTTTCTAGAATTGTATGGACTGCAATACTGGCGTGGTCAGTTCCGGGTAGCCACAAGGTATTACGCCCCTGCATCCGGTGATAGCGCACCAGGGTATCAATCAACGCACTCTCGAAGGCGTGACCCATGTGCAGACTACCAGTAACATTTGGTGGCGGAATCACGACGCAATAAGGTTCACCACCCTTGTTAGGGTCAGCTTTGTAAATTTGGTTTTCTTCCCAGAATTTTTGCCACTTGGCTTCAGTGGTAAACGGATCGTAGAGACTGGGAAGATTGGTTATAGTTGCGGTCATTCTGGGAAATTTCAGTTTGGAAGGACTCTAATAAATTTTGCCACAGGGTTGAGGATTGAAGAGAATAACAGCTGTCAACTGTCAACTGTCAACTGACCAGTCCTATTTCTCCCATCCAAAAATTTGAGTTGATGGTAGAGACAGTTAATTTGCGGTAAGTTTACACCAACTTCTTGAGCTTTGTGTAGTGGGTTGCCAACAATGGCTTCTACTTCTAAGGGACGGCACTCATCATAGTCGATTTTCATACTAGTGCGGTAAGGCTTCATTTTTACTGTGTAATCAAGCATGGTTTGAATAAAACTATCAGGAATATTTCGCCCCATGCTCTTTGCTCCCGCTTTGACTTCATACATTAATTGTTCAACTAACGTACGAGTATAGGTATCTGCCATTAATTCATCGGTTCTAGCATTGAGAACTACAGACAACCCATTGTAGGGAATATTCCACACCAGTTTTTTCCACCTTCCCAGTAATAAGTCTTCGAGTAATTCAATAGAAATACCAGCCGTTTGAAAGTCATGGGATATTTGCTGCATCCTATCCGTAATACCCATATTTGAGTATCCATGAGCATATTCACCCAAAGTAATTTGTCCATAATCTAAGTGATGAATATATCCTGCGCCCACTTTATTAGAACATAGAAAGCATAACCCACCAATTATGTGAACTTGAGGGAGAATCTCGGCAATTTCTTCTTCTACACCAAGCCCATTTTGTAATACCAAAACTATTCCATCATTTTTAACAATAGGTGGTAATAACTTTGGTAGCAAATGATTTTGTGTAGTTTTCAGGGCGACGACTACCACATCACATTTTGGCATCTTTGCCACATCGTTATAAGCGTTAACTTGGGGTAGGGTAAAATCGCCATCTTTAGACTCGACCAATAAACCATCCTGATTGACTTTTTCGTAGTCACTTTTGAGTAAAAAATGAACATCCGAACCAGCTTTTTGCAATTTAGCACCATAATATCCGCCTAATGCTCCAGTTCCCAGGATGGCGTACTTGCGTTCATTCATAAAGTCTCTACCAAGATTTTTTGATAATTATCATAGAACAGCTTCCACAAGTAAGGTGCGTTATGGATTATCTTAATATCATGTTTTTAAACAAACTTTGTGATAAAAATTAAAACAGTTTTATAATTTAAAATTCTTGGCAGAGATTGAGGCGAAACAGATGGCTGATATTGTTGATATTGCGGTTAGTGCTGATAGTTTTAAAACTCTGGTGACAGCTGTACAAGCTGCTGGTTTAGTAGAAACTTTAAAAAGTCCAGGCCCGTTTACTGTTTTTGCACCAAATGACGATGCTTTTGCTAAGTTACCCCCAGGAACCATACAAACTTTGGTGCAGAATATTCCCCAATTGACCAGGATATTAACGTACCATGTGGTACCTGGCAAGCTGAAGCAGGCTGATTTGGCAAAACTCGGCACAGTGACATCGGTTGAAGGTTCACCGATTAAAATTGATTGTGCTGACGGTTTTGAAGTGAAAAATGCCACAGTTTTAGCCGCAGATATCGAAGCGGATAACGGTATCATTCACGTCATAGACACTGTAATATTGATGGGTTGATTTTCCCTTAGGTGGGCATTACCCACCTAATTACTTAAACTTTGGAAAAAGCCGGCGGATAAATAACTTTTCCTTGATATTTTTCTTGATAACTTTGTAGTGTTTTGACCATAAATACATCGTCTGGTACTGGAAAAGGACTCTCAATTTTACAGTTAACAGAAGGGATAAAACCAAAACGAGAATAAAACTGAGGATACCCTAATACAATAACTAAACTTTCTCCTCTTGCATCTGCTTTTTCTAAACCTGTTTTGACTAGAGCGCTGCCAATTCCTTTTCTTTGAAATTCAGGATGAACAGCCATAGGTGCTAACCCCAGCACTTGTAGGTTCTCTTCTCCTACTAACTCAATATAGCTAAAAAGAATATGCCAGACCACGATATGATTAATTTCGTAAATTAATGATAATTCTGGAATATAAAACTCGGAAATACGAATTTCATCAATTAATTGTGTTTCATTCTCTTGACCAAAAGATAAGTTGTTTACTTCGGAAATAGCTAAATAATCTGCGTCAGTTTCACAGCGTATATTCATCATGTTAACATCCATCCTAAAAACCTAGTTTTTTGATATTTTAGCTAAGTTTATCCCCGCTATAAATTTCCTCTCATAGACACTTATAAGAATTAAATAAATGAACTTTCATTTCATCAAAAGCATTGTGTCAAATAATAAAAACTTGCTATTTGCTTTACGTATTACCCTTTTAGTTACATTGTTCAGAGTTTATATGAACGTCTGTAACATATTGCTTGCACTTTCTTGAGTAATTTCTATCTATAGGACTCATACTTGATTTTTGAAATACACGTAGGGGAGCCACTGCGTTGGTAAAGCAGTACGGTCTTGGGGTTTCCCCAAGTGGAGTAACTGCTGAAAGGGTTTCCCGGCTTGGAGCAAGTGGCGTTGGGCATTGCCCACCCTACAGATACTGAGAATTTTTCAGAAATCAAATCTGATTCCTATAGTTGCAATTAATTGTTTAAATTTTTCGTCACCTGCAATCTCATCAAAATCTATATCAGTGGCAGCATCTTCTTTATATTTGGGATTGAGAATGATAGCTTGTTGCAGATTTTCTAGAGATGAGTTAACATCTCCTTGCATTGCATAACAGGCGGCTTTATTATAATAAGCACTGGCATATTCTGGTTTAATTTCTAAAGCTTGATTAAAAGAGGTGATTGCTTCATCATCACGACCTAATCTAACTAGAGAGTAACCGCGTTTGTCCCAAATTTTTGGAGAGTTCGGTTGTAATTCTAAGGCTTGATCAAAAGAGGCGATCGCTTCTTCATATTCTTCTAATTCTATCAAAGCCAAGCCACGATTTAACCATACAACTGCATCATCGGGTTTAACTTGCGTAGCTTTATCAAAGGCGGCAAATGCTTCTTGATGTCGGCGGATATTGCCGAAAGCTACACCAAGATCACACCAAGCTTGATGATAGTCTGGTTTAATCTTAATAGCCTGATGATAAGACTTTATCGCATCTTTGAAGCGTTTTAACCTTGCCAAAGTTAAGCCATGCTTAAACCAAGCTACAGCATTATCTTGTTGGATTTTAACAGCTTGTTCGTAACAGGTGATCGCTTCTTCGTAACTCTTTTGAGAAAATAGACTATCTCCCTGTTCAATACATTCATCAAAGCTTAATTGAGGCTGTTCATTTTCATTTACTAAAACTTCTAATTGATCTTTATGTATAGGTTGTGCTTCCACAACCACAGGGGGTTGATTTTCTGCCAACTCTTGCAGAATTACATCCTTACGTCTTTGAGCATCTAATTGTAGCTCTGAGAGTTGGTTGACAAAATCTGTTTCTAATTTCTCTAGCTTTTGTAAAATCAGTAACTTTTGTTGTTGAGCATTATGCTGTAATTCCGAGAATTGGGAAACAAACTCTGACCCAGATTTTTCTAATTCCTCAATGATTTTCTCTTTGCTATTTCCAGTATCTATTTTTAGTTCAGATAGATATGATGCTAACTCTTGCTGAGTCTGTATCTGTAATTCAGCAACTTGAGCCTGGAATAAATCTTTCAGTTCTTCTAAACGGTGAATAATCTTATCTTTACGTATTTGTGCATCTGTATGCAATTTGTTTAAGTTATTATCCAGTGAATCTTTTTGCTTTTGAGCTTCTAATTGCAGTTCCGAGACCTGGTTATTAAAAATATTGGCGACTTCTTGAATATTTCCTAGCTGAATATCTTTCTGTTGTTGTAAATCTCCCTGCAATTCTGCTTGAAAGTGAGAAAAATCCTCAAAAACACTATTTTTATTTTTCTGAGCTTCTGCCTGTAAATTTATCAGATAATTATTAAAATCAACCCCAGCAGTATCTATATTTCCTAAAACCGCCTTTTGGTGTCTTTCAGCTTCTTTTTGTAGTTCTGTGAGTTGAACCTCAAGTAGCGACTCTATCTTAATAATATTTTCTAAAGTTATATCTCTTTGCTTTTTAGTATCTGAGTCAGATTGAGTTAATCTATGAGCAAATTCCCCGACTAAACTCTCTAGCTTACTTTGAAAATTAGCAATCTCTGTTGTTATTTGCGCTAAATTATCTGTTTTTGCTTGCAGTAACTCGGATGTTACAACAGACAAATTTTCTTGCTCAATTTTGATTTTTTGCTGTAATGATTCAATTTCTCTTTCTAAAAGACGATTGATACTTTTTGCATCTTGAATGAGATTTTCAGCATCTTGTTTAACGATGATTAACTGAGTTTCTAGTTTCTCTATTCCCTCAAATTGGGACATTGCTCTATTGACAATTTCTCGAATGGCTACTCGCCGTAACAACCAAAATAGAGCAATGATGGCGACAGGAAATAAACTGAGGATGACTAACCAGATATTGAGCAGGACGGTTGTACGGCTAAAGGCTTGCTCAAAATCAGCTTGGATTTGTGCGCGTTCACCTTTTTCTGCACGCAATCTTGTTAACTCTTCTCTTTCCTGATTTGTTAATGCTTGAGCGAGTATTTTTTGTTGAGAGATGGATACTGTAGCTTGTCCACGGCTAATATCAGCAAACATCAGAAAAGAAGAAAAGACTAAAGTGCTTTTCAAAAGTAAGGATACAAAAAATTGATTCTTGCTCTTCATTACAACTATCCTGATTTGTTGGTCAATTGTTGAGGCGGTGTGCTTATCTCCTAATCTATAACATTCAGATATGAAAGACGATGAAGCCTATGACTTTAGTTCCGGAGTGTAGGGGTACAGGGGTAATACCAATTCTCCAAAATTAAGCAACAGATGTAAAGCTTGAAACCCAGAGAGTAACAGATTTTCTTAATTGCGAATTGCGTTGGTGTTAGCCTACTCTGCGAGTTCTCCGCAGGAAGACAGCGAATTGGTATAATACCTGTTTTTTTGTAGGGGATCTATTTATAGTAATTCTGTTAGGGAAAATTGGCGTTGTCGGTCTAGTTCTTGTAGCTTGATTTTTTCGGTGTAGAATGCCTGATAATATGATTGCCATTTTTCTGGTTCAGTTTCAGGATCAGTTTCTTGCCACAGTTCCAGAAAGTGACGATAACGCTTTTCTGTTAACACTCGTTCCATACAGGCGATCGCTGCTTGTACAACTTGGGTAGTCCGCATGATCTCTTTCTTGGTTTTCTCATTGAGATGAAACAGATGAGAAATTACCCCAAGTTCTTCAGCTATTTCTAAATATATATCTTGCAATCGGGAAACTAAATCAACCTGTTCACCTGTGCATTCTAAAATCTGTTGCCACAAAAATCTATGGTGGGATAGGCTAAACTCTAAATTTCTGGCTTCTAGTTCTTCCATAATCACTCGACGCTGTTCGGGACAATGGAGGTAAATCCGCAGTAGTAGCGCCTCAGCTAGTTCTAGCAGGCTGCGATCGCCATTGAGTGAAGAAGTAGGGTTGGGGACTAGGGAAAGGCTTCTATTCGTCCTGGTTGACAGGGGTTTGTTATAGCCGGCGGTAGTTGGGGTGATTTGCGTGAGGAGATTTTCCACTCGCAGGGGGATGAGTCTGGTGTCTCCTAAGCTGAGGATTTCCGCGCAGTAAGAAACATAATAGTTACGGGTATCACTATTAACTATATTTTTGAGTAGTTTGACAAATTGCTGTGTAACTTGCTGAAAATCAGTCGCTTGTTTTAAATCGCGGTCTTTGATAATCTGCTGAATCTGCCAGTTCAACCATAAGGGCGCATTTGCTAATAATTGCCCGTAATCTGCTGGTGTATGGCTACGCAGATATTCATCAGCATCTTTGCCATCGGGGATATTGAGAATTTTCAGTTGCACTTCGCCTTTGTAAGCTAAATCGGCAATTTCCCCGATCGCCCTTTCGGCGGCGTTGGTTCCGGCTTTATCTGCATCAAAGTTGAGTACCAACTGTTTTGAGTCGGTGTAGCGTAATATTAGCCGGACTTGTTCTAAACTCAGGGCAGTACCTAAAGAAGCCACAGCATGATTAATTCCGGCTGCGTGGAGAGCGATCGCATCAAAATAACCTTCCACCACCACGGCTTGATCAAACTGGGAAATCCCCGCTTTGGCTTGGTCGAGGGCGAAGAGGGTTTTACCTTTATTAAATAGTTCGGTTTCTGGTGAATTTAAATACTTCGGTTGTTCATCCGTTAAAGTTCGTCCACCAAAGCCAATTACCCGTCCTTGGATATCGCGGATGGGAATCATGAGGCGATCGCGGAACACATCATAATATCCAGCGCCTTCCTTACGCGGTTTAATCAAACCTGCTTTTTCTACCAGATGCACTGGATAATGTTTATCTTCCACCAAATAACGATGGAGAGTTTCCCAACCTGCGGGCGCATAACCCAAGCCGAACTGTTGGATTGTTACTTCATTAAATTGGCGATCGCTTAGTAAATACTGCATCGCCCTTTGTCCTTGTGATTGTCTGAGGGCGTGTTGATAAAAACTAGCCGCCGAAGCCAGCACCTCATACAACTGTTCCCGCAACGATATCTGACGCTGTAATTCTTGCCTTTGCTCTGGTTCCAGGGTTTGGACTGGGACTTGGTAGCGCCTAGCTAAATCTAACACCACATCCGCAAACGATCGCTTGCCCAATTCCATCAAAAACTTAATCGAATTTCCCCCAGCCTGACAACCGAAGCAATAATACATTTGCTTAGTTTGGCTGACAGTAAAACTAGGAGATTTTTCATCATGGAAAGGACACAAGCCGACAAAATCTTTACCCCGCTTGCGTAAAACCACATATTCCGATACCACATCGACAATATCAGCCCGATGTTTCACTTCATCAATCGTATCTGGATGGAGGCGCGGAATTTGCATTTTTGTTACTTGTCAGTTGTCAGAGACGCGATTAATCGCGTCTGTACAGTTGTCAGTGTTCAGTGGTCAGTATATCTATTCCCACTCCCCATATAATGATTGTTGCCAAGCCAAAAATATTGTATAGAATTGCTTACGCTTAATTTTATCAGAGGAAATACGGGAGATGGGGCGTATTTTTATTTCGGCAGCCCACGGAGGCAGAGAAGCGGGAGGAGTAGATCCAGGCTCAATCGCGGGGGGAACGACGGAAGCTAGAGAGATGATTCTGTTACGAGATTTAATTGTGACAGAATTGCGATCGCGGAGTTTTGAAGTTTTGTCTGTTCCCGATGATTTGAGTGCGGCTGATACTATCGCCTGGATCAATGCTCGTGGTCGTCGAGGTGATGTATCCCTAGAAGTCCATGCTGATTCGGCGAGTAGTCCGGCTGTGCGGGGTGCTAGTGTGTTTTATATTGCCAGTAATAATGAGCGTAAAAGCAACGGGGAATTGCTGTTAGTTGGATTGTTACGCCGTGTACCCCAGTTACCAAATCGGGGTGTTAAACCAGATACAGACAGTGGTTTGGGTAGATTAGCCTTTTGTCGGCAGATTGCGATCGCTTCTTTACTCATGCAGGTGGCTTTTCTCAGCAGTCCTGAGGATCGGGCTTTGCTGCAAAATCGTCGGCGCGATTTCGCTTTGGGTATTGCTGATGGTTTGGCTTCATGGAGTCGAGTAATTGACCCTAACCCAGGAACTCCCGCAGACCCGAATTACCCACCCATCAATATTAATATTAACGGGCAGAATTATGCAGAGCAAGGCATCTTAGTTAATGGTAACGCTTACATTCCCATTGATTTAGTCGATCGCCTGCGGATTGATTTATCAAAAGCACCGAATGTCAATCGCATTACCTATCGGCGAATTGTCTATGTCAAAGCGGTGGAACTGCGAGATTTTAATGTAGCCGTTAGCTGGGATGCAGCAACACGCACCGTCATCTTACGTTCCAATTTGGTAGTGTGTCCTGGTCAAATTGACAGAATCATGTCCAATGGAACTACCTCAGAAGTGCAAATGCAACTATTCTTGAGAAACAATAACGAAAATGCCTTAGCCCAATTTCCTGACTTACCTAAACTCTATCGAGAAGAAGCCAGCGCCGAGGGCGTAAATTATGACATTGCTTTCTGTCAAATGTGCGTAGAAACAGGATTTTTGCGCTTTGGTGGGGATATTAAAGCAGAACAAAATAACTTTGCCGGTTTAGGTTCCATTGGTGGCGGTACAGAAGCAGCAGCTTTTCCCAGTGCCAGGATCGGTGTCAGGGCGCACATCCAGCACCTCAAAGCCTACGCCAGTTTAGAACCCCTAGTCAATGAAGTAGTAGATCCCAGATTTCGCTTTGTCACCCGTGGCGTGGCGACAAAAATTGATGAACTTTCAGGACGTTGGTCAGCCGATTTAGATTATGGGTCAAAAATCACAGCTATGGTAAAACGTTTATACGAGTCCGCCGGTTTGTTTTAATAGTGAATCCGGTCTAAGCAACGCCCAAAACTCTAACATTTTTGATATCTCATCCCTGGGAGTTGCGAAACTATACCCATCAATTCTAACTGTAATAAAGCACTGGAAACCGAACCAGCATTCATACCTGTTTGCTGAATAATCAAATCGAAGGGTAAAGCATCAAAACTAATAGTATCAAGTACCCGTTGCAGTTCTGGTGATAAAGTAGGTAAACTCAACTGCTCTGGTACTGATGATTTATCCACCACATCCAAGTGTGGTATTGCTCCCAGCATTTTTAAAAGTTCATCGATTTCTCTGATAATTAAAGAAGCCCCTTGGCTGAGTAATTTTAAACAACCTTGGGATGGATGATCATCTACTCTTCCGGGGAGTGCATAAACATCTCTACCGAAATCATTGGCGTAGGTAGCCGTAATTAATGCACCAGACTTGATTGGTGCTTCCATTACCAAAATCGCGCGACTCAACCCCGCAATAATTCTATTACGACGAGGGAAGTGAGTGCGATCGGGTGGGGTTTTGGCAGGATATTCACTCACAACCAATCCATTGGTCAAAATCTGCTGGTACAAATCCCGATTTTTATGGGGATAGACAACATCTACACCTGTACCTAAAACAGCAATAGTTCGTCCACCAGCTTTTATAGTTGCATTGTGGCTTACCGTATCGATTCCTTCCGCCATACCAGAAACCACAGTGAAGCCATTTTTAGCTAAAGCAGTGCTAATTTGCCGAGTCCAGCGTATGCCATACTCTGACGGTTGACGTGTCCCAACAATTCCCACTAAGGGTTTATTTCCCCAATTTTCTTGTAAATCTACCTCACCCTGATAGTACAACATGGGTGGTGGGCTGGGAGTTTCTAACAACAAACGGGGGTAGTTGGTATCGGCTGGTGTCCAGAAATTTGGGTTGTCTTGCTCATGCTGGATGAGTAATTGTTGTGGGTGAAGACGCGATCGCTGTTTTACCACTTTTTCTAAAGTCTGTAAACCAAAGCCCTCAACTTCCCCTAACTGCGCCTGAGGAGCATTCCAAGCTACTGCTAATGTACCGAAATGCTGCTGTAATCGTCGCAGCAAAACAGGCCCAACCCCGGAAATTTGCGCCCAAGCTAACCAATAGGCTCGTTCTTCACCCACATTCCCATCCTCACACCCACTGGGTTGAGTATTCCCAAATTTGGGGGTTGGGTATCGGGGATTGGGGGTTGGGGATTGGGGGTTGGGGATTGGGGATTGGGGACTGGGGATTAGGGACTAGGGATTGGGGATTGGGGATTGGGGACTGGGGATTGGGGACTGGGGATTGGGGGTTAGGGACTGGGAAAAGTTCTCCCCTGCCTCCTCTGCCTCCCCTGCTTCTTATTCTGTCTCCTAAACTTTGACTGAGTTTTTATCTTTTAGATAGGCAAATACGGATTTATCACCAATATCGGGAGGAATGGCTTGTATGACCTTACGCACAGCAAATATTAAGAATAAAATTGCCCAAGTTCCTAATAAAATTTGTTCCCATTGAGTTGGTAAAACTCCTACCAAATGTCCTAATAAAAGTGTGGGTACGAGGAAAGTTAGGACTTTGGTTTCTAAACGATAAAAACAAAACGCTTCTTTGAAATAAATCCCTGTTAAGGCTGCGAAGGTAAAACCAATTCCCAATATGGTCAAAGGTTGATTGTATACAGTCACAGCAAAAGGTTGACTGTCGGAATGTCCGAAGATAAACGCAGCAATGCTACCAATTATCCAAAAGACCTGTAAGAGTCTGTGCAACGGTGCAAGATAAATATGAATCGTCAATAAACTTACTCCCAGCGCCAGGCTGAAGCAAGTGTATAAGGGCGTTAGTGCTTGGATAGCAATAGGATTATTGGTAAATAATACTAAAGCAGTGCCAATGGCAAAGCTCAAGGCGGCTACCATTAAACCAGAACGGTAAATAATCACACCATTGCGATCTCTCTGATTAATCGTAAACTCCCCAAACTGGCCTTGATAAACTTCCGGTGCAGATATTGTTGATGTAGTCATTAGTCATTAGTCCATATTCATTAGTCAACAGTCAACGGTTCTCACCTTGCCTTTATTCACTAGTCTAATAACTAATGACTTCTAGAGGATCTTGCAAGTTAATTTGTAACTGTGAATGTGCATCACCGCTATTGATGGCAATTTCTACCCAGCCATGACTGCCAATTAAAGCTGTAGCCTCTCCCAGTTTCACATTACTATAGGTATCACACCCCGGAATCATCAAGCCACTAACTTGCACACACCATTTTTTGCCTTGTATGCAATCACCAGGAATATTACTAACTAAATTACCAAAGTAATCTATATATTGAATACTACCAGACCAGCCGGTTGCTGTCTGAGTACAGTTTTTCATATTCATCTGTACCAAACTGGCTGGTTCAATTTCTTGCCCCAGATGTTGAAGAGATACACCACTAGCTAGATGAGCGCCGACTGGGGCAAAAATATCTCTACCATGAAAAGTTTTGCTAGGTTCAGGAGTACGCCAATACTGGGAATTAGTTAGCTCCACAACTGCCATAGCTGGACTTTGAGATAGTACACCGCTAAATATGCCATTATCTGGCCCGACTAGAAACCCATCTGCAAATTCTACTGCGATCGCTCGTCTTCTACTACCCACCCCCGGATCTACCACTGCTATGTGTACAGTCCCCTCTGGGAAGTAGGGACAAGCATTCATCAAACAAAACCTAGCAGCAGCAATATTTTGCGGTGGTATTTGATGGGTTAAATCCACCACCTGCAATTTAGGGTTGATTTGGGCAATTACTCCTTTCATTACAGATACATACACATCGCGATCGCCAAAATCACTCAGTAAAGTCAACAGAGGCTGATTAGACCAATTTTTCGGCATAGCCTATAAAAATATCTATATTAAATTAATTTTTTCTGTAACATACACTACGAAACTTATGCTATGTTAGGAAGAA comes from the Nostoc sp. PCC 7120 = FACHB-418 genome and includes:
- a CDS encoding DUF2301 domain-containing membrane protein, with translation MTTSTISAPEVYQGQFGEFTINQRDRNGVIIYRSGLMVAALSFAIGTALVLFTNNPIAIQALTPLYTCFSLALGVSLLTIHIYLAPLHRLLQVFWIIGSIAAFIFGHSDSQPFAVTVYNQPLTILGIGFTFAALTGIYFKEAFCFYRLETKVLTFLVPTLLLGHLVGVLPTQWEQILLGTWAILFLIFAVRKVIQAIPPDIGDKSVFAYLKDKNSVKV
- a CDS encoding SAM hydrolase/SAM-dependent halogenase family protein codes for the protein MPKNWSNQPLLTLLSDFGDRDVYVSVMKGVIAQINPKLQVVDLTHQIPPQNIAAARFCLMNACPYFPEGTVHIAVVDPGVGSRRRAIAVEFADGFLVGPDNGIFSGVLSQSPAMAVVELTNSQYWRTPEPSKTFHGRDIFAPVGAHLASGVSLQHLGQEIEPASLVQMNMKNCTQTATGWSGSIQYIDYFGNLVSNIPGDCIQGKKWCVQVSGLMIPGCDTYSNVKLGEATALIGSHGWVEIAINSGDAHSQLQINLQDPLEVISY